ATTTGTACAGATTTCTTTTACTAATTCAATCTGGGAAAGCACATTTGTTCacatttaagttttttgaattgttcACATGTTTATTTGGTCAGTACAACTTTATCTCTTCTTCTGCAGCACATCCTATCCACCACCTTGATTGGCCTTAAGCAGCATGAATCATAGCCTTTGTCTCATTACATGTTGGACTAGAAAATTACTTGGATGCTTGACATATTGAGTTGAGATGTTTGTGAAGGCGAGTCATGACATAGATGAACTATTCTTATGAAACTTAAATGAACTATTCTTATAAAACTTGGTGGTTGACTATGAATTAGCTTTCAAATTCATTCAAAAAATTGATCCTGCTCGCCATGTGCTGTTTTTGTGGTGCTTGTAGATGGAAGTTGGAATTGAGGACTGTCTTCATATTGAATTTGAATACAGTAAAAGCAAGTAAGTCTAAATGAgggttattttgaataaaatttcaCATGATGATATAAGTTGGAAGGGGAAGGgagctttatgtttttttattgagttcaAATGAATCAGGTACCACCTGAAGGATGTCATCATTggcaaaatatattttcttatggtGAGAATTAAGATTAAGAATATGGAGCTTGAGATCAGGCGTCGCGAGTCAACGGGATCAGGGCCTAGTACATATGTTGAGACAGAGACCCTATCAAAATTTGAGTTGATGGATGGTGCTCCTGTCAGAGGTACataatttcaagttatttttatcttttatcacCAATAATATGCATGATTGCACTTAACAAATCACTCAAAAAATCTGCGTGGCATCCAACTTTTCAACTCTCTTAGTGATCATTAAATTTATGTCCGTCCTACTTGAATTTTAACTTGATCTTGATATGGTTAACTTTTTCCTCGCATTTATTAATCTGTGATAAGGCACTGGTGTTGgaagattttaaaaatgttcTGGCTGTATAGTAGGACCATTGTAGATACCTTAGAGGTTTGCTTGATTATTTAAGGCTGTGATAGACTCCTTTATCACATCGCAAACTTTCTGTCAGCATGGACACGTGTAGAAACACCAGGAAATAAAGATGTCAGAATGTAAGATATTGAAAAGCAGGAACTAGACAGAGAAAATTATAGTTTAACGGTAAGCAAAATTAGAGGATTTGCACCTCTTAATTTGAAGTTTAGCTAAACTGTAAAGTATGGTTACCAATGTATAATTTTTCAGAACTGTATGCGTGAAATCCACGTGATGATGTATTCGCCAGTAATTGATGAGAAAATGCGAAAACTTGATGATCTGCTGCACTTATTCATCTTTGTGTGCGTGCTGGATACTGGTCTCTATTCATATTTCAAAGGATTATCATGCTGATGCAATTACTGATGCCCGTAACAGGTGAATCGATTCCAATTAGATTGTTCCTGAGTCCGTATGAGTTAACACCCACATATCGcaacatcaacaacaaattCAGTGTGAAGTACTACTTGAATCTTGTTCTTGTTGACGAAGAAGATAGACGGTATTTTAAGCAGCAAGAAATCACAGTTTATCGGCTTCTTCCAACTCCTTGATTGATTGTCCATCTCAGAGGAGCTCGGTAATTTTAACATgacaaaaaaggaagaaaggagCATTATGTTAGTAACACCAATTGGGTAGTTTGCTTCTTTAAAGGACCAAGGATTGGGATTTGTCATGGAGAGAGATTTCGCTATTTTTCGTGTTGATGGTGCCTTTCTTGATTTTAATCCGTGAAACACCTTTCTGATGGCAGAAACCTTTCCATGTTTGGGATACTTGGGACTAAACTGGTTCCATTGTTCTAATTTGGTGGTTGCATTTTAAGGCTGTTCTTTTCGTTGCATTGCAACCTGTACTTTATTCTGTaaatttgaggtttttttttttcaactcccGTAGAATGTGTTACGAAAATCTTCTTTCTAGGTGTAACTtgcatagttttttctttacatcGAAGTTATCTTAGGATATTGCaggttttatatatttatatgggaTCTTCAAACCATTTTATATGGGAAAGTTGTAATAATTCTTTCATGCACTTGGTCTTGGGCATATTTGGGCCACCATTTTATCTCAGCTCAGAATTCTAACAGCACGAGTAACTAGGCACCGACCTAGTATCCCATGAAATCCTAAAAATCAACGGACTTCCATCTAATCCTTACAATCCACTGAAACTCGATTtcttatttaagaaaatttctcaatCAGAATGCAACTATGACTCTCTGTTCAGATTTGTCTCTCGAAACCAAAGGGCAAAGAAGAGTAGCTTCTGTGTTTGGCAAACTAAATTTCTGTATACCTAAAAAGAGCTTCCATCAAAGCAAACAGACCATTGGGATGGCAGATGGTGTTAGTGGCGAGTCAGAAGAGAGCATTGCAGTCTATCCTGGAATTTACCCAAGAAAACTCATGCCCTATTGTATTGGGATGGCAGATGGTGTTAGTGGCGAGTCAGAAGAGAGCAGTGCAATCGATTCTGGAATTTACGCAATAAAACTCATGCCCTGTTGTGCTGCAAATCGAATGATCGATGTTAAATATGAAGCAGCAAGGGATGTTAATGAAGAAGCAACTTCTGAATTTGACAACCTAAAACTGGTGTCTGGTTGCTTCTATCTACCAAAGAAGAGCGAGAGCAGGCCGCTCGGACAAGACGCTCACTTCCACTTTCAAACGAAACGGACAATCGGCGTGGCAGATGGTGTTACTGGCAGGTCAGAAAGGAGCGTTGCAATTGATTCTGGGATTTACGCAAGAGAACTCATGAGTAATTGTGTTGCCAAACTGGGTCGCAAACCCAATGGCGCCGCTGTTAATCCCAAACGAGTGTTGAAAACAGCTCATTACAAGACTGTATCAAAAGGGTCTTCCACTGCCTGCGTTGTGTCCCTCAACGGAACCCGTTTGTGCTATGCCAACGTTGGCGATAGCGGGTTTCTTGTTTTCAGGTCTAACCGCTGTGTGTATACCTCAACAATAAAGCAACGTCGCTTTAACCATCCTTATCAGTTAAATAACAGTGGTAGAAGAATTATAGAATTCGATGACATAGCTGATGAGGGTGAATTTGAGGTTGAGGCTGGCGATGTTGTGGTGCTTGGAACTGATGGATTGCTTGATAATCTGTTTGCTCATGAGATTGAAGACATTCTTGAAAAACAGATTTCTTGCGAAACGCCCCATATGCATCCTCAACAGATCGCTGTCGCCATTGGAGTTGCTGCCGAGGCTAATTCACGCAACGATTTATACAAGTCACCATTTTCCATGGCTGCTGGATTGGCTGGATTTGAGTGTGTTGGTGGTAAATATGATGATATTACTGTCATCGTTGCACGGATTGAATCATCTCATTAGCAAGCTAGCCAATAGagatataattatttctttgattCTTGTAAGGTTCCCGTAATATCACTTGTTTTTGGcagattgattaaattttaatttgttgaaaaattaatgatcaGCTCTTTGGCTGATGTGTTTTGTGATCTTTCTTATTTCTTGCTTGGTCATTTTTCATGTggaagattaattatttttaaaaccagtTGATAGTGAATTAGGAttcatgaaattatatatagattCTTAAGTGAGATTACTTACAATGTTTATATTGAGAAATTGTTGTTAGTAATTATCTGAAAATTATTAACCCATAATGTGTTCTTACCCGCTACCAccataaaattgacaaattcaaatgaaaacaataataaattttttttattaatatattgtaGTGATATTTACCAACCGAATTTATCTATcattaaatttatcaataaatctcaataaaaatattctcacAGTATATATTGAGAGAATCATAATAAgagaatcataataaaaaaaatataaaaatcaaataatacgaTGACGTGTAAGTTTTATAGAtgacattaccgacggaataaattcgAGGATAAATATACATTTAAGAAATGATTGCTCTCATCATATATGGtactattattttctctttttttttatagaatagttaaaaaaaaaaaaaccttttgtggTTAGAagaaaacttgtaaaaaactcttaaaatgaaattatacacagtttaaatatattacatattatattatgtaggttttgtttatatatatatatatatatatatatatatatatatatatatatatgtatgtatatgtatatatatatctatatatatatgtatgtatgtattttagttgaaaatgtACCTTTCAAAATAGTATTTAGAAACTTTTGTGAATGACAAAAGAATTatttggatgtaaaaaaaaaaaacttctagaaTGACtttgaaacttttaaaattaaaaatttaaatatcatatagATACTGCAAAAATATCCAAAGtcagcaatccacaatattttacaCATTCCATTTACTTTCTTCATTGttagttttgttcttttcatgCTTCATCCTACTTGTTGTTGATGGTTCTACCATCAAATAGTTGTTTCGAGAATATTTCACCATTAAAACACtacaacattaacaataataaattaaggtTGAAAGATTAATAATAcgaaaagagttttaaaaactgagcttttttttagaaaaaataaatattttttgtatctttctattcttttttataatatttttctagttttttttttatatatttgaagggaatatttttcctagtttattttttcttatttagtattattaggattttctagttttttctatataaaagattaTAATAGCCTTCTTGTAAATAGAGACATAGATGaatatgaattaaatattttgattgtcTCTTTATACTTatggtgtttttggtttttaaaggTTTTGGCTTGTAACAAACTCCTTAGCCGTCACTCTCGTCTGTGTCAATTGATATTAGAGTCCAATgattcttgatatttattttattttgttatgtatTATAGAATAATCATTGCTAGAAGAGGTTGCAAAACAAAACGTGCTTGTGTAAGAGGGGATAAAAAGGTTTTCTATCGAGAAAAAGACATACAAGAActaatgtgttatttttttttgcggTGGTTGTTGtcattcaaaattctcatggtgGGA
This region of Populus trichocarpa isolate Nisqually-1 chromosome 9, P.trichocarpa_v4.1, whole genome shotgun sequence genomic DNA includes:
- the LOC7488175 gene encoding probable protein phosphatase 2C 55: MTLCSDLSLETKGQRRVASVFGKLNFCIPKKSFHQSKQTIGMADGVSGESEESIAVYPGIYPRKLMPYCIGMADGVSGESEESSAIDSGIYAIKLMPCCAANRMIDVKYEAARDVNEEATSEFDNLKLVSGCFYLPKKSESRPLGQDAHFHFQTKRTIGVADGVTGRSERSVAIDSGIYARELMSNCVAKLGRKPNGAAVNPKRVLKTAHYKTVSKGSSTACVVSLNGTRLCYANVGDSGFLVFRSNRCVYTSTIKQRRFNHPYQLNNSGRRIIEFDDIADEGEFEVEAGDVVVLGTDGLLDNLFAHEIEDILEKQISCETPHMHPQQIAVAIGVAAEANSRNDLYKSPFSMAAGLAGFECVGGKYDDITVIVARIESSH